In Penaeus vannamei isolate JL-2024 chromosome 14, ASM4276789v1, whole genome shotgun sequence, one DNA window encodes the following:
- the LOC138863966 gene encoding uncharacterized protein, translating into MRVSGVHRVTYVGLIAKKADRSPGRALWWVAWSAFSDPAASSSHQSAFSDLAPRSSHHSAFSDLAASSSHQSASSELAPSSSYQSSSFDLARCSSHQSAFSDLATSSTNRSTFSDLSQSSSYLSAFSDLAASSYHLSLFSDLAPISHQSSFSELVVTFSHHLAFSDLAHGSSHQSALSDPTARSIHQSHHLTWQKPLFIPPSASSDLVASSSNQSAFSDLEASSSHQSAFSDLAPTSSHQSASYDLVARASHQSAFSDLAASSSSR; encoded by the exons ATGCGTGTCTCTGGCGTGCACCGCGTCACTTATGTGGGACTGATCGCCAAAAAAGCAGACCGTTCTCCGGGAAGAGCTCTCTGGTGGGTCGCTTGG TCAGCATTCTCCGACCCGGCAGCCAGCTCctcacaccagtcagcattctctgacctggcacccagatCCTCCCACCATTCAGCATTCTCTGACTTGgcagccagctcctcccaccagtcagcatcctctgagCTGGCACCCAGCTCCTCCTACCAGTCATCATCCTTTGACCTCGCACGatgctcctcccaccagtcagcattctctgatctGGCAACCAGCTCAACCAACAGGTCAACATTCTCTGACCTGTCACAGAGTTCCTCCTACctgtcagcattctctgacctggcagccagctcaTACCACCTGTCAttattctctgacctggcacccatcTCCCATCAGTCATCATTCTCTGAACTGGTAGTCACCTTCTCCCACCATTTAGCATTCTCTGACCTTGCACACGGctcttcccaccagtcagcattatCTGACCCGACAGCCAGATCCATCCACCAGTCACATCATCTGACCTGGCAAAAACCTCTCTTcatcccacca tcagcatcctctgacctggtagccagctcctccaaccagtcagcattctctgacctggaagcaagctcctcccaccagtcagcattctctgatctGGCACctacctcttcacaccagtcagcatcctaTGATTTGGTAGCCAGggcctcccaccagtcagcattctctgacctggcagcgaGCTCCTCTTCCCGctag
- the LOC138863967 gene encoding uncharacterized protein — protein MVASSTYQSAYSDLVASSSQQSAFSDLAASVSSRQSAFFDLAPSSSRHSASSDLAHVFSHQSAFSDLAASSSYQSAFSDLVATSSHQSLSSDHVASSSHQSAFSDLAPTSSHHSPSCDLVASSSHQSAFSDLATSSVQSAFSDLATSSHQSPSSDLAPTSLHQSAYSDLVASYSHLSAFSDLATRSSHQSAFSDLASAFSNQAPTSSHQLVSSDLVASSSHQSAFSDLAPSSFHQSASSDLATTSSHQSAYSDLLASSSHQSESSNLTPSSSHQSAFSDLAASSSHQSAFSDLASTSIHQSLSSDHVASSSHQSAFSDMAPTSPHQLPSCDLVASSSHQSAFSDLATSSDQSAFSDLATSSHQPALHTSQHPLTWHPPLYTS, from the exons atGGTAGCCAGCTCCACTTACCAGTCAGCATACTCTGACCTAGTAGCCAGTTCCTCCCAACAGTCagccttctctgacctggcagcgaGCGTCTCTTCTCGCCAGTCAGCATTCTTTGACCTGGCACCCAGCTCCTCCCGCCactcagcatcctctgaccttgcACACGTCttttcccaccagtcagcattctctgacctggcagccagctcttcctaccagtcagcattctctgacctggtagccacctcttcacaccagtcactATCCTCTGACCAtgtagccagctcctcccaccagtcagcattctctgacctggcacccacctcttcacaccatTCACCATCCtgtgacctggtagccagctcctcccaccagtcagcattctctgacctggcaaccAGCTCCgtccagtcagcattctctgacctggcaaccAGCTCCCACCAGTCACcatcctctgacctggcacccacctctttaCACCAGTCAGCATACTCAGACCTGGTAGCCAGCTACTCCCACctgtcagcattctctgacctggcaacaAGATCTTCCCatcagtcagcattctctgacctggca tcagcattctctaaccaggcacccacctcttcacaccagttaGTATcatctgacctggtagccagctcctcccaccagtcagcattctctgacctggcacccagctctttccaccagtcagcatcctctgacctggcaaccacgtcttcacaccagtcagcataTTCTGACCTgttagccagctcctcccaccagtcagaaTCCTCTAACCTGACACCCagctcttcacaccagtcagcattctctgacctggcagccagctcctctcaccagtcagcattctctgacctggcatccACCTCTATACACCAGTCACTATCCTCTGACCATGTAGCCAgttcctcccaccagtcagcattctctgacatggcacccacctctccccaccagtTACCATCCtgtgacctggtagccagctcctcccaccagtcagcattctctgatctGGCAACCAGCTccgaccagtcagcattctctgacctggcaaccAGCTCCCACCAGCCagctcttcacaccagtcagcatcctctgacctggcacccacctctttaCACAAGTTAG
- the LOC138863968 gene encoding uncharacterized protein: MADSSSDQSAFSDLAASSSHQSAYSDLSPTSSYQLASSDLVASSSHQSAFSDLTTRSSIQSAFSDLASSSFHQSASFDMAPTFSHESAFSDLAPNSSHQLASSDLSAFSDLASSSSHQSAFSDLADSSSHQSPFTDLAASSFHQSAFSDMADSSSDQSAFSDLAASSSHQSAYSDLSPTSSYQSASSDLVAS, encoded by the exons atggcagacagctcctccgaccagtcagcattctctgacctggcagccagctcgtcccaccagtcagcatactCTGACTTGTCACCCACCTCTTCCTACCAGTTAGCATCCTCTGACCTTGTAGCCAGCTcatcccaccagtcagcattctctgacctgacaACAAGATCTTCCAttcagtcagcattctctgacctggcatccagctccttccaccagtcagcatcctttGACATGGCACCAACCTTTTCACAcgagtcagcattctctgacctggcacccaacTCTTCACACCAGCTAGCATcatctgacctg tcagcattctctgacctggcatctagctcttcacaccagtcagccttctctgacctggcagacAGCTCTTCCCACCAGTCACCATTCactgacctggcagccagctcctTCCACCAATCAGCATTCTCTgacatggcagacagctcctccgaccagtcagcattctctgacctggcagccagctcgtcccaccagtcagcatactCTGACTTGTCACCCACCTCTTCctaccagtcagcatcctctgacctggtagccagctaa